DNA from Macrobrachium nipponense isolate FS-2020 chromosome 29, ASM1510439v2, whole genome shotgun sequence:
gagagagagagagagagagagagagagagagagaggttgaagttTCGTTCTAAATgcgaaattaattataatttttttgcttaATGAAGACATTGTTTAAATCGTGTGTCAGTTACGGCTGAGGGTTTAAAATCATCACCTCTTATGGTTAAACTCCGTAGGgggcgtagtgccgtcagtacacctcattcggtgcaatgtgggcattacttgaggttgttCGCGGAGTCCCCTCGGCCCTTACCTGCTACCCCTTTTTATTccctttactgtatctccgttcatattccctttcttccatcctactttcctgaaccctctcctcagaattgtttcatagtgcaactccgaggttttttctccttttacacttttaaaacttttttttttttttttaactcgatttCCTtctcagcgctgaacgacctcatagatCTCAGCGCTTGGCCAAAATGTTACATTCTAATTCCATATCTTGGTTAAGGTCTTGCGGGGAAATATAGTATCCTGGTtaagaacaaaataattatttatttaatagtttGACCCAATAGGTATAGTTTTTAATGTGATTTCAGACAACTGCTCCAGGTTGTGAGACCAAGAGGTGGTCCTTAAATCAGGAGTACTTTGTCTAGGTTAGACCATAAATACTTCTTATCAAGGACTTGAAGCTAGTTTAGACCATAAATACTTCTTATCAAGGACTTGAAGCTAGTTTAGACCATAAATACTTCTTATCAAGGACTGGGAGCTAGCCTAGACCATACATACTTCTTATCAAAGACTTGAAGCTAGTTTAGACTATAAATACTTCTTATCCAAGACTGGGAGCTAGTTTAGACCATAAATACTTCTTATCAAGAACTTGCAGCTAGTCTAGACCATAAATACTTCTTATCCAAGACTGGGAGCTAGCTTAGACCATAAATACTTCTTATCAAGGACTTGCAGCTAGTCTAGACCATAAATGCTTCTTATCAAGGACTTGCAGCTAGTCTAGACCATAAATACTTCTTATCAAGGACTTGCAGCTAGTACTAGACCATACTGCTTCTTATCAAGGACTGGGGAGCTAGCTAGACCATACATACTTCTTATCCAAGACTTGAAGCTAGTTTAGACCATAAATACTTCTTATCCAAGACTGGGAGCTAGTTTTTATAATGACTGGCAgcggcgcctcagtggcgtgatcggtatggtctttgcctgccacctcggtggcagcgagttcgattctcgggcattccattgaggggttagagatgtgtatatctggtgatagaagttcatcactttcgacgtggtttggaagtcacgtcaagccattggtcccgttgctaaataaccactggttccatgcaacgtaaaaacaccatacaaacaaacaaagggacTGGCAGCTAGTTTAGACCATAAATCTTCTTATCAAGAACTGAGAGCTAATTTAGATCATAAATACTTCTTATCAAGGACTGGGAGTTAGCTTAGGCCTTAGACCATAAATACTTCTTATCAAAGACTAGAAGCTAGTTTAGACCATAAATACTTCTTATCAAAGACTGGGAGCTAGTTTAGACCATACTTCTTATCAAAGACTGGGAGCTAGATTAGACCATACATACTTATCTAAGACTGGGAGCTAGCTTAGACCAGAAATACTTCTTATCCAAGACTAGAAGCTAGTTTAGACCATACATACTTCTTATCCAAGACTGGGAGCTACATTAGGACATAAATACTTCTTATCTAGGACTAGAAGATTCTTTAGATCATAAATTCCTCTTCTCCAGGAACGGAGGCTAGTTTAGACCATAAATAGGCCTACTTATCCAGAAGTAGGAGCTAAAGGGTGCGTTCATTGTCCCACGTTGTGAGAACAAAAACTGTTTTCTCCCCCACCTGAAGGTTGTCAGCTCAACAGCAAAGTCTACAAGCCAGGGAAAACTGTGTACAAGGACAAAGCTCACTGCCTGAAGTTAAAATGCGTCAGGGAGAAGGCCCGGGGGAAGAAGGCCAAGTACACGCTGAAGGCGAAGAAGTACCGCGGGTGTGAGTGCTTCCGTAAGTATAGACCTATAGTAATACGTTCCGTTTATGATGCGTCTAAACTTCAAGTCGAAACATTTGGAACAGTCAAATGGAAACATTTGAATTAGAAAAGTAGATAATTCGAAACAATTCAATAAGTAAAGTCGAAATATTTGAATCAGTAAAGTCGAAAGGTTTGAATTAGTGAAGTTCCAAACATTCGAATCATCCAAGTTGAAACGTTTGAATCATTTCATTCGAAACATTTGAATTTGAGATTATACTAGACACTTTCCAAGCCCTTCTTTTCAGTGTTGTTTCAGAGTAGGATAAttagaatcctttttttttctctttgatgaatgaaaaaataatgcttAAATATTCAACAGTTAGGTTCGCGAAAACAACCACATTAATCAACGTGATGCCGTTTACCTTAAAGGTGGTTGGagccagagagaaaaataaaacattaaacttTCTGCTCTAGGAATGTTACAATTGTAAGATATTTGACGGAAATTATTATGGGGAGAAATGTCCCATTAAATCAAATAATTATATGCCAGCGGCATAAATAGATGACGTACTGAGTGTAATCATATGAACGAAATTCAGCGTATGGCGGAAATACCACACTAATTTCCGGAAATGAGAATTAACAtactttatttcctttctctctctctcagcactatTATGCCGAGGTCCACGCTGCACTCCACCTGGTGAGTAACTCTGACTGAGGTTTACCTCAGAATTTCTCCTAATTTCTCTCACCTCAGGATTTCGCTTCCCTCAGGATAAGTGAACTGATTTCTGCGTGTCCAAAATTACGTTTGTTATTTTTTGCACTTACATGTTACTAaagtactatgagattcagggcctctgtaacacggttttttcgcaataactttttatctatgcatttcataaatataacgcttattcagaatacacattatatctacacataaattttgactgtattctgcattacgtaggttgaataaatttggtacttataatgtaaaagtgacttttttttttgaagacgggccaacttactcggaGAAAAGGTTTCGGACGCActcattacgtaacttatgacatcatttcttccctctttctcgatggatgattggctatacgtaacgaaggctagacctctggcaacaatgacataaaaatttaaacacaagcaaagcagtacacctttatgaactctgaaacctctccactgataattgtcataatgaacaaaccaacaaaatatgttaataaatacaaaaacacttcaattattagtctaactcccaaaataagtttcctaagaaattacagtctactttataggtcacaatccgattgacaagatgtagggaatagttggtaattttcaaaaacatattggctatctacctatttactaaaaaaaaaaaaaaaaacaaaaaaaaaaaaaaatatatatatatatatatatatatatatatatatatatatatatatatatagtatatatatatatatatatagccggtaccgtattttggctttaaaccttcaccaataattatcgtcagaatgatgacttcatgaggttccacccactttggcctcgttataattcaggataacactgaaggctatcatgggcattgttggattagaaaatttaacttctggttataaaaactcatttctcgagtagttgtaggaaatgctaaatgatcctcaaggatcccagcagttggcctaaacgtttaattcatgtatattactgctattactacagtagtattactacgctagcacagataccccacccacatctatatatcgttccgccattcataaagtctttatatccaacacggtcgtacggcctaaagaagaagaaaaaaaattatatcggatggtccgttggtctgctggagattttagcacatataagcttgtatttactttggataaaaatcttatttaaaaaaaaaaagttatataaagactgtttacatacaatctctctctttctctctctctcttggtggtatagagaatagttaatggaaatgttcaaaatcctgaatgacattacaggtattataatcaagttacgctaaatacaaatcagaccataaaaattggatttaaactagaaactgaataattacttattcagactatagtaagtatggccacgggctttctcttgactgaataaagttgcaagtcgtaagacaaatgcagttttgcaaccacggggacaattccaaatcctgttagccattcttgactgctatgggtttcagagccgatggaacaaggtgaatgagtttctgtctggtggatgggcggggcaacatttcgtaaaaatggtgtttaccttgcttacgtaatgaatgtttttcgactcttggctcgtaatcattggccatggcgtcggctagataatttttactctataaaaattaaaactatcgggtttaggttattgataatgctgacaaaatttgtgtggttgtaaaatatacatatgtcaactttcagctacatccaatgcgTTGGTAAGGagtaaagtccaaaaaaccgtgttacagaggccctgaatctcatagtagttgattGATAGTCTGTTAAGGAATATTAGactctgatgattttttttctgtatatcgaataacttgaaaattatgataattctTGTTACTGTTTCTTTGCTGCTGACATTGGGATTATTTATGTTGACTAAatgatatttatgcatacacacatataatatacatagcctGTTGTAAGTGAACGGTTTCCCCGAATATCTGGCCTATCCggatttcaattttgcaatgtTCTCCAAAGGCTTCACTTTTCATTTGGTAATGGGAATAAAAACTAACACACATCGAACAATTTTACatcaaaacaaacattttcaaatttttccgaAAATAGTgagcaaaattaaaagaaaccaTCGTttaatataaaacacacacacacgcacagatatatatatatatatatataatatatatatatatatgtgtgtgtgtgtgtgtgtgtgtgtgtgtgtgtgtgtaatttttttctttttttttcattttcagatgtCTGTCCCGTTTGCACGGAAATCTGGGAGCCCGTCTGTGGCAGCAACAATGTGACTTACCGCAACGAGTGCAGATTTTTCGGGAGCATACCCCCTTGCGGCTCCGATAATGCATCGATTCTCTATTACGGCGAGTGTGGTAAGCGTTTGAGAACTATAATAATCATTTGTAATTCAATTGAACTCCATATATTGCATAGAATTGTGGGTTATTTATTCTGTTTGAaggaaatatattatacatatgcctGCAGCTTGTCGCATACATGTCACAAGTAGGTTGACAACAAGTCAGCGACTGTGAGTGGAGGACGAACCAATGGCATGTGGTGGATGGTCGTATGAAGTACTTACGTGTGTACAATACGTTACTGATGCGTTTGAACGCCATGTTTTGCTGCGATGAACTCTCTCTCATAAGGACGCATTGCGAGGTATCAATCCGTGGTTACACTAAGATATCCTAATAAGAAAATGTTCTTTAACCTTTCACGTTGAATGGAAGGAAACTATCCCATTTCTggattttaatttccatttcaggatGTCCCGTATCCGACTCTTTTCTGTTTCAGGATGTCTCCTTTCTGAACCCTTTTCTGTTTGAGGATGTGACATTTCTATTTCAGGATTTCTCCTTCCTGACCCGTTTCAGTTTGAGGTTGTCCCCTTCCTATTTCAGGATGTCTCCTTTCTGACCCGTTTCCGTTTCAGGACGTGAcatttctgaccttttttttcatttcaggtcAGTGTCCTGCGGGATGTCCGAAAAAGATTGACCCCGTATGTGGTTCGGACGGGAAAACATATAACAACGAGTGTCTAATGATTACCGAAGCTTGTGAAACTAATACGACCATTTCCAAAGCATCCGACGGCCCATGTACAGTGATCAAGCAAAGTTCAGGTAGAGtgctttaaatttattattatcgtatatcatcatcattatcatcatcataagcaCTTGTTGGGATAATAATTTTATTGAGAGACGTATTTGGTTTCAAAGAggctattatttaaaaaatttcaatgttataTGGATAATCTTTAGACTCATTATTTGCCCTGAAGGACCGGTTACTTActaagcaagagcctgtgctggttTATCGTTTAAGTAATGGTACTgacgttttcctcttttttttttttttttttcgtcaaattTCCTCAATTTCTAAAGTTCTAAGACTTGTCAGATTTCTTAATCTTTATCATcttagtttttgtaacttttttttttttcaggagtcgGTGGGGAGTGTGGTAATTGCCCCAAGATAAAGAAACCAGTATGTGGATCTAACGGAGTCACTTACTCAAACCAGTGTATTTTAGAATTTGCTGCTTGTAAGGGGGAAAATGTCACTTTGGCGCACACTGGAGAATGTGGTAAGGAAATGACAAAGAAGTAGTACTTGAATTGAGTCTATTTGAATATTACTTAAGATTGCATTCTTTTCCCTCCTCAgttttccctggttctaactggTTCCCCTTGAAAGGATTGTATGATGATTTTATCACCGTTATAGACTAATGTATTTACTGTCTTGGTTCCGTTATATTTCCATCTTAAACGAAGCCTCCCCTAACTTCGCATCTCTTATGTAATCTGTTTTTTCCCCCGCCATTTATTAGTTTGAACATAATTGTAACAATAAGTACCAGTTGATCTGGAAGACTGTCCCCCATTGTGGCTCGAAGTCACCCATATGGTCCTATATTTTAGAGAAGTGTCAGGATAAATGTTCACCCCTTCATTAGTCTACAGTGAAAAATGATAGTCTAAGAGATACTGTCTAGCCCTGATCAACTTCCTCGTGGAGCTGTTGCACGAGAGGGCAGCAGGAAACCTAGACGTGCTTATGGCGACATGATAGTTGGAGAGAGAAATTCACATCCAGGGTAAATGCTTGGCTGATATTCCGGGAAATGAGGTTGATATTAAGCTCTTGTCGCCTATGTAGAGACAGTTTGGGtacttaatgataaaataatcttCATCCTGTCCTGTCTGTCATTAATACATCAACGCTTCAATACTATAAAAGATAAAGTTAAGAATTCAAGTATTTTGGATAGCGAATGCAATAATTTCACATTTTGCTGAGCTATTCCAAACATAAGCACCCCTACCTTATACTTCTCTGAATCACCATTGCAGCCTCaggtatatttatgtaaaaaaataatatcatggaTACCAAATATTTTCGAATCGGTGGAAATTTCAGATATTCGTAATATCGGTAGAATCTACTTctgcaaacatttatttacttgaagattttctatATTAATTCTCCCTCTCATGTTTATTACTATATTTCTAAGTTAACGCTATCTTTGTCTTTACAGAAGGTGATGCCAGCGTGAtagtccagtcccaaagaagtaAGCACTCCTTAATATTCTtcctatgggtcccagtgctaggCTTTATGCCGTTGgtttacacacacagatatatacattatatatatatatatatatatatatatataatatatatatatatatatatatatatatatccatatacgaactggatattggtacgacagccgtatccctgattgcgatagatattggtacggctgtgaattgtgCATGCGCGAAAACTTGTTTACCGCCtcgggcatatcagtgacagcaagaaaatgacgaccttgcaacgtgaaccgtgtaataatacatcagttttcgctgaaaaacagattttttcaggtttcaacgagctgaaaaaggcaatagacgtctacgaagagtcaaactttcagaaattgtatatccgtaggtcaagAACGATCAAATCGGcactgaaaagagctccgaagaggagattcaaagaagatttgaagcttagctatagtgcagcagtcagtaccgagtccaatatgggaaacatgctattaatatagacctgatttggatgattacttacgattgattaggccgtttaccagaggatcgacttcGGTAGTTTTCCTACTACCATGAttccatgaatacagcagagcacgatttctgtgtaacttcaagtcttctttgaatctcctcttcggagctcttttcaggaccgattcgatcgttcgtgacctacggatatacaagttctggaagtttgactcttcgtagacgtctattgctttttttcagctcgttgaaacctgaaaacatctgtttttcggcgaaaactgatgtattatacATGGTTCAgaagagattcaaagaagatttgaagtacacagattagtttagttttgtttttcatgtatatagtcaaaatctaagtatgttcaagtattattgtgatttttcatattttcatttattgtcaaaatgttttggtgcctTGGTGATGACAGCATGGTGCTTCACTTCGACATTTTGAACTGAACATGTTCAACGAAACAATTAaattcgactattattactactgtcgctgatcttctggtgtcgtacctatagctcttagcagcTGCTCCATGATGagcaaactgccgtacctacagcaagtcaatagggccaatacggcaccactgacagaatctgaaaTACTATAGTAACCCTTTATAACTTCATTCCTtgaaagaaaacggagaaaaatCACGCCTGAAGAAAGCGTAAACATTTATAGCGTAAACACCGACGTTTTCCTCTTGAGTTAATTAAACtacgttttacagaaaaaaaatagaataaaaaaaaaagtgtttatggGTAAGTCATCAGGAGAGAGCTTGCTTGAAAAAACTAGTAAATATCAAGAGCAAATGATGATGAAAACAGTTCATTAATCAACGTGCTTATTTCAGAAAAGTGTAAGTACAACGGTAAGAAATACAAAGCCGGGGACATCATAGAAGACATGATCGAGTTCTGCCTGACGGCCATCTGCCAACCCTCCAGGAAGGCTGGACAGTCGAAGGTCGAGTTCGTGGAATTCCAGGGAGCAATGGCATGTGAATGTACAAGTAAGGATACATCATATTTCTCTGTGTAATTCTGGTGGCCAGTAATAAAGTCACATGGAAAAAAgtcacatgtgtatatatatatatatatatatatatatatatatatatatatatatatatatatatatatatatatatatatatatatataaacaaacattcatcaaacatcACTTTTATCGTTTGCCCTCACAGGTGATCGCCTCCGAAGACACATACTCAGGATATCTGGAAATGAAGTTATTGCAGGGAGATTGTCTCTGCTGCCGTCTAACGGTTCTGCTTAAGATAAATTCTTATTCTAgtcagaaagaaagaagaaatacaaAATTGCCCGGGACATATCAGCTTTTAGAGCGCCCCTCTTTGCATTCCTGTAGTTTAGATATATATTcgtctatctatttatttctctatatataaataaaaaatattttttacgttATGTGACATATACGTACAACCATATGTATGTGTGaaagtatgtactgtatatgtgtgtgtgcgtgtttatatgtAAATTTTCTGCACAGGGGATTCATCCATGATTGACGTGATATGGTATGAACTTATAGTGTTTTGTTTGATCTCCCGccgttcttgatatatatatatatatatagatatatatatatatatatatatatatatatatatatatatatatatatatatatagacatatatatatatatatatatatatatatatatatatatatatatatatatatatatatatttatacataaatatatatatatatatatatatatatatatatatatatatatatatatatatatatatataatgtgtgtgtgtgtgtgtatgtatgtataaagtgcATGTACTaccgtatatgtgtgtgcgtctgtgtacaCAATTATACAGCCTATATTATTTACCAGACTGTTATGGAcaattctttaatttattttatcaatttaatgAAATCGTGTCCTGTATACCTGGCTGGCGTTAATTTTTTGTCAGCATAAGGCAACGacatattgcatttttatttccaaaaccATTAGGCCGAGTGTAAACGGCGGTAGCCTTAGACCATGAAAATCGGGGAAACATAGCCATATCATgtgtattgcaaaatatatattttaatagttaCATATATGCTTCAAATAAAGATAAGCACTCCAATAAGTGACAATAGAAAAGCACTGCCTAATTGACCTTGTAAACCTTAAACGTATTATattgtttgaaaatgttattattgAATCTTTAAGGAGCCTTTCAACGTTGCAATGTGCTTTCCACTGATCACTGTGAATGGTTTTTCCTGGCatcaccactttttttttattattatcgtaaGAAATATTGAAATAACCAAGTAGCCTATAGTTTACCACTCCATTATTTCTAGGGAGTGCTCACCTTTAgttgattctatacatatatgtctgtgtgtgtgtgtgttccctacGCATGCATCCTGATATATtctaattttgtatttaattacatttttactaTACGTTATTTCAGTGGTTTAAGTCAGCCATCAATATTTTTGCTATGCTATCTATACAAGCCCTCAGGACCATAGCTTTAATTGATACGACTTCTGTGTTCACGAGTGGAAGATGTAATGTCACTCA
Protein-coding regions in this window:
- the LOC135205938 gene encoding agrin-like, producing MRLRRILAFLLLVMLVAATVEGKKKPNRIKGCQLNSKVYKPGKTVYKDKAHCLKLKCVREKARGKKAKYTLKAKKYRGCECFPLLCRGPRCTPPDVCPVCTEIWEPVCGSNNVTYRNECRFFGSIPPCGSDNASILYYGECGQCPAGCPKKIDPVCGSDGKTYNNECLMITEACETNTTISKASDGPCTVIKQSSGVGGECGNCPKIKKPVCGSNGVTYSNQCILEFAACKGENVTLAHTGECEGDASVIVQSQRKKCKYNGKKYKAGDIIEDMIEFCLTAICQPSRKAGQSKVEFVEFQGAMACECTSDRLRRHILRISGNEVIAGRLSLLPSNGSA